The genomic region CTGGTCGCGCTCGCCACTCGTGGTGTCGACGCGCTCGACGACTACTTCTCGCGCTACCTCCCGCAGCTGGGGCTCGCGGTGGTGGTGCCGGTGGCGGTGCTGGCGCGGATCGTCACCGAGGACTGGGTGTCGGCGGCGATCATCGTGGTGACGCTTCCGCTGATTCCGGTGTTCATGATGCTCATCGGCTGGGCCACCCAGGCGCGGATGGACCGGCAGTGGCATCTGCTGTCCCGGCTGTCGGGGCACTTCCTGGACGTGGTCGCCGGGCTGCCGACGCTGAAGGTGTTCGGGCGGGCCAAGGCCCAGGCCGAATCGATCAGGGCCATCACGGACCAGTACCGGAAGGCCACGCTGCGGACGCTGCGGATCGCGTTCCTGTCGTCGTTCGCCCTGGAGCTGCTGGCGACCCTTTCGGTGGCCCTGGTCGCCGTGGGCATCGGGCTGCGGCTGGTCAAGGGGGAACTGGACCTGTACACGGGGCTGGTGATCCTCGTGCTGGCTCCCGAGGCGTATCTGCCGCTGCGGCAGGTGGGGGCGCAGTACCACGCGGCGGCGGAGGGGCTCTCGGCCGCCGAGGAGATCTTCGCCGTTCTGGAGACACCGCTGCCGACGGGTGGTGACCGGGAGGTTCCGGACTCGCTCCGGCTGGAACTGGACCAGGTGACGGTACGCCACCCCGGCCGCACGGAACCCTCACTGGATTCGGCTTCGCTGATCGTGGAGGCCGGGGAGACGGTCGCGGTCACGGGACCGAGCGGAGTCGGGAAGTCGACGTTGCTCAACGTCCTGCTGGGCTTCGCGACCCCGGACGAGGGACAGGTACGGGTCGGCTCCGTGGAACTGGCCTCGCTCTCGCCCGAGCGGTGGCGGGAGCAGATCGCATGGGTACCGCAGCAGCCGTACCTGTTCGCGGGGACGATCGCCGAGAACGTACGGCTGGCGCGGCCCGATGCGGAGGAGTCCGCGGTGCACGACGCACTGCGGGAGGCAGGAGCCCACGGTTTTGTCTCCGCGCTGCCGGACGGCGTGCAGACGGTGCTGGGAGAGGGCGGTGCGGGGCTCTCCGCCGGACAGCGCCAACGGCTCGCACTGGCAAGGGCGTTCCTCGCCGACCGGCCGGTCCTGCTGCTCGACGAGCCCACGGCGGCGCTGGACGGCGAGACGGAGGCAGGCATCGTCGACGCGGTGCGGCGTCTGTCGGTGGGCCGGACCGTGGTGCTGGTGGTGCACCGCCCCGCGCTGCTCGCCGTGGCCGACCGGGTCGTGGCGCTGGCCCCGGGGCCGCTCCGGGGCCAGCGCCACGACACGCTTGTCACCGACGGGCCGGACGGGCCGGACGACCGGACCACCGTGCCCGCCCCGCGTGCTGCCGAGGAGCCAGCGGCCGACGAGGCTCCGGCTTCTGACGCTCCCCGCTCAGGACGGTCGGGACGGGGTCCGCTGGCGCGGGTGCGGGACACGGCCGGTGCGCTGCGGGGGCGGTTGCTGCTGGCCCTGCTGCTCGGGAGTCTCGCCCTGGGGTCCGCCGTGGGTCTCCTGGCGACCTCGGGGTGGCTCATTTCGCGGGCTTCCCAGGAGCCGCCGGTGCTGTACCTGATGGTCGCGGTCACGGCGACGCGGGCCTTCGGGACCGGGCGGGCCGTCTTCCGCTATGCCGAGCGGCTGGTGTCGCACGACGCGGTGCTGCGGATGCTCGCCGACCTGCGGGTCGCCGTCTACCGCAGGCTGGAGCGGATCGCCCCGGCCGGTCTGGGCCGGGTGCGCCGCGGGGATCTGCTGTCGCGGCTGGTGGCTGATGTGGACGCGCTCCAGGACTACTGGCTGCGCTGGTTGCTCCCGGCGGCGGTCGCCGTGGTGGTGGGCGCGGGCGCGGTCGGATTCACCGCCTGGCTGCTGCCCGCTGCGGGCGCCGTGCTCGCCGTGGGGCTGCTCGCCGCCGGGATCGGGGTACCCGTGCTGAGCGGCGCCTTCGCCCGACGGGCCGAGCGTCAACTGGCCCCCGCACGCGGAGTGCTGGCCACCCGCGTCGTCGATCTGCTCTCCGGAACCGCGGAGCTGACGGTCGCCGGTGCGCTGCGCGGGAGGCTGCGTGCGACCCGGGACGCCGATCGGACGCTGACCCGGATCACCTCGCGGGGAGCCACCGCCACCGCGCTCGGCGGCGGGCTGACCGCGCTCGTGTGCGGGCTGACCGTCGCGGCTGCCGCGGTGGTCGGAGTGCAGGCCGTGCGCGACGGGCGGCTCGCAGGTGTGGAACTCGCCGTGGTGGTCCTGACGCCGCTGGCCGCTTTCGAAGCGGTCACCGGGCTGCCGCTCGCCGTGCAGTACCGGCAGCGGGTGCGACGGAGCGCGGAGCGGGTGTACGAGGTGCTGGACGCACCCGTTCCCGTACAGGAACCGCAGCACCCGGTGGCGGTCGGGACGGCGGCGGACCTGCCGTTCCCGCTGGAGGTGCGCGGGCTGAGCGCGCGCTACCCGGGACAGCGGCGGAAGGCGCTCGACGGGGTAGCTCTCCGTCTCGAAGCCGGCCGGCGGGTCGCTGTCGTCGGCCCTTCCGGGTCCGGCAAGACGACGCTGGCGCAGGTACTGCTGCGCTTCCTGGACGCCGAGACCGGGACGTACACCCTCGGCGGGGTGGCCGCCGGTGCGATGGACGGTGACGCGGTGCGCGGGTTCGTCGGGCTGTGCGCCCAGGACGCGCACATCTTCGACAGTTCCCTCCGGGAGAACCTGCGGCTGGCCCGCACCGGGGCCTCGCAGGAGGACCTGCGCGACGCGCTGGCCGCCGCCCGGCTGCTGGAGTGGGTGGACGGGTTGCCCGAGGGGCTCGACACGCCGGTCGGCGAGCACGGTGCCCGGCTCTCGGGCGGCCAGCGCCAGCGCCTCGCACTGGCCCGCGCGCTGCTCGCCGACTTCCCCGTACTCGTACTGGACGAGCCGGCCGAGCATCTCGATCTGGCGACCGCCGACGCGCTGACCGCCGATCTGCTGGCCGCCACCGAAGGGCGCACCACGCTGCTCATCACGCACCGGCTCCGGGGTCTGGACGCCGTCGACGAGGTGATCGTGCTGGACGGCGGCCGGGTGGTGCAGCGCGGACCGTACGCCGAGCTGGCCGCTTCGGAGGGCCCGCTGCGGCGGATGCTGGAGCGGGAAGAGGCTGGTGATCTCCTCGGAGCCGACAGAATCTGACTTTCCACTCCAAATGGGACTAACTAGGCTTCGGGGTATGCCAGCTCCGGATCCGACCGATCCCCCGAAGCCCCCCACCGGCGCGAACCACAGCCTGCGCGGGCTCTCCGCCGAACTCACCGAGCGTGTGCCGCAGCTGCTCGACGCCATGCGCACCATCGGCACGGGGCTCGAACTGCACTCCACCCTGAACAGGATCTGCGAGACCGCGGCGGGGCTGACGGACTCCAGGTACGCGGCCATCGGGGTCGTCGACCGGGAGCGCGGCGGCCTCAGCGACTTCGTCACGTACGGCATCGCACCCGAGGACGCGGCCAGGATCGGCCGGATCCCCGACGGGCGGACCGGGCTGCTGGGCGCGCTGATCAACGAGTCCCACGGGGTGCGGCTCACCGATCTGACGGAGGATCCGCGCGCGGGCGGGTTCCCTCCGCACCATCCGCCGATGCGGACCTTCCTGGGGGGACCCGTCCAGGTACAGGGGGAGACCTTCGGCAATCTCTACGTCGCCGAGAAGAAGGGCGGGGCCGAATTCACCGACGCCGACTTCCACATGGTCCGGGTCCTCTCCACCGAGGCGGGCATCGCGATCAACAACGCGCGGCTGTACGAGGCCGCCCGGCAGCGTGAGCGGTGGATCGACGGCTCGGTGGCCGTCACCACGGCGCTGCTGGCCGGTGGCGATGCCGATGACGCGCTCTCGGTGGTCGCCGAGCAGGCGCGCCGGCTCGCGGACGCGGCGGTCGGGGTGGTCATGCTGCCCGCCGCCGAGGGCGGTCTTGAGGTCGTCGCCCTCTCCTCCACCGACCGGCCCGGCCCCGCGCTGGGGATGATCGCCCCGCCGGAGAGCGGCATCGTGGCGACGCTGCTCTCGGGCTCCCCGGTGTTCGTGGACGACTCGGCCACCGACCCGCGGATGATCACCGATCTCGGCAGGGAGTACGGGCCGAGCATGCTGCTGCCGCTGCACAGCGGGGGCCGTCTGCTGGGCGTACTGGCGACTCCGCGCGAGCGGGGCGCCCGGCCGTTCAGCGCGGCCGAGCGCTCGCTGGCCGCGCAGTTCGCCTCACAGGCCGCGCTGGCACTCATGATGGCCGACGCGCAGCGGGACAGGGAGCGCCTCGCGGTCTTCGAGGACCGCGACCGGATCGCCCGCGATCTGCACGACCTGGTCATCCAGCGGCTGTTCGCCACCGGAATGATGCTGGAGGGCGCCCACCGGCAGTCCGCGATGCCCGAGGTCAGAGACGGTGTGGGGAAGGCCGTGGACGAACTGGATGTCACGATCCAGGAGATCCGCACCGCCATCTTCGCGCTCCAGCAGGGGCCCGCCGAAGCGCCCTCGGGGCTGTGCAAGCGGGTGCTGCGGGAGATCAACATGGCGGCCGTGCCACTCGGGTTCAAGCCGGAACACCGCTTTGTGGGCGCGGTCGACACGGCCGTCGGTGAACTGACGGGGAAGAACCTGATCGCTGCGCTGCGGGAGGCGCTGTCCAATGCCTTCCGGCACGCCCGTGCCTCCCGTATCGAAGTGGTCGTCGACGCCACCGCGCACCTGGACGACGGCCGTCCGGCGGTGCGTCTCACCGTTGCCGACGACGGTGTCGGCATTCCGGAGGGCGGGCGCCGCAGCGGGCTGCGCAATCTCGACAGGCGCGCGGAGTCGCTGGGCGGATCGAGCAGCCACGGTCCGGGACTCGGCGGCGGGGGCGGCGGCACGACGGTGGTGTGGGAGGCCCCGCTGTAGCTGCGCCGGGCCGGGACCGCGCCGGACCGCCGGGCAGCAGCGGCGCCGGTGTCAGCGGGACTCGTGGTGAGGCGCCAGGTGTCAGCGGGCCTTGAGGATCTGCTCGATGATGACCGCGACGCCGTCCTCGTTGTTCGTCAGAGTCCGCCCCGAAGCGGCGGCCACCGCTTCCGGGTGGGCGTTGCCCATCGCGTACGAGGTGCCCGCCCAGCTCAGCATCTCGACATCGTTCGGCATGTCACCGAAGGCGACGACCTCGGACGGGGCGATGCCCCGCTCGGCGCAGCACAGTTCCAGGGTGCCCGCCTTGGAGACACCGGCGCCGCTGATCTCCAGCAGCGCGGTCGGGCTGGAGCGGGTGATGGACGCGCGGTCCCCGACGGCGGCGCGCGCCAGGGCGAGGAAGTCGTCGGGCGCCAGCTCGGGGTGGTGCGCGAGCACCTTCAGTACCGGCTGATCCGCGATGTCGGAGTCCGGAGCGAGCAGCTTCTCGGCGGGTGCGACGCTCGATGCGGGGTCGAACTGCATCGGGGGGTAGGCCAGTTCGTGGTGGATGCCGCCGGTCCGCTCCACGGCGAACGAGGTGCCGGGTGCGGCGGCTCGCAGGATGGAGATCACGTCGAGTGCGTCGGTGCGCTCCAGGGGGAGGACCTTGACGAAGACGTGTCCGCCTCCGTCGCCGTGCAGGTCGACCACGGCTGCGCCGTTGCCGCAGATGGCGAGGCCGTGGCCGTGGACGTGGTCGCTGACGACATCCATCCACCGGGCCGGACGACCGGTGACGAAGAAGACGTCGATCCCGGCCTCCTCGGCGGCGGCCAGCGCGGCGATGGTGCGGTCCGAGACGGTCCTGTCGTCCCGCAGCAGGGTGCCGTCCAGATCGGTGGCGATCAGCCGGGGCGGAAGGGGGGCGGCGGGGCCGGTAGCTGAGGTCACCGGACCATTCTCCCGCACGGAGCGCACGGGCGTGCGAAAGGTCGCACATCTGAGAGCGTGCGCGGGCACGCGGCTGAGCCGGGCGGGCCCCGCCGGTGAGCGTCCGGGCCGCGTTCCCGTCCCCGGAGGCGCCGCCGGGTGGGGTGCGTGCGGTCCGGTCCGGCGACCGGGTCCGCCCGGGGGCGGGTACGACGTAGGGTCGTGGCCATGCGTCTGAGTACCGTGATTCTCCCCGTCCGCCGCTGGCGCGAGGGTGGCCGTGAGCAGTGGGTGCGCGCCGAGGGGCTGGGTTTCCACACCGCGTACACCTACGATCATCTGTCCTGGCGGGTGCCGTTCCGCGACGGCCCGTGGTTCGGTGCGGTGCCGACGCTGACCGCGGCGGCGGCGGCGACCGGGCACATCCGGCTGGGCACGCTCGTCACCTCAGTCAAGCCTCTTTCACCTATCGCGGCGTGACCTGGGCGAATTCGTTGTCTCCGACTCAGATACTGATGGGCCGGACGCGGTCAGCGCACAGCAGGGCCATGTCATCGTCCGTCTGGCAGCCGACCAGGGAGTGATGGGGACAGCGGTTCCCCGCCTGGACGACGCCGGGTCAGGGCGGACCAGTAGAACGGACTGGTCACGTGTAACCGAGTTCCTCCAGGCGGACTCTGAGCCGTGTCGCAGCCGCCTCGCTCTGCCTCTCCAAATCCGCGATGGAAGTTTCGTACCGGTCACCCCATGAGCGGTAGACGTCGACCATTCCCTGTCGCTTTGCGGCAGCGAGCCTCTCCACACGAGAGCAAAGGTCGTCACCAAGGACCTCAAGCACTCGCTCGCGTGCCAGGCCATCAGGGAGATACGAAGGTCGGCCGTCGGCCACCGCCCACCGGGCGATCACCCCGGGAAAGCTCCGGAGGTCCAGGCTTCTGAGGTCGTCCTGCCGGACGGCCCACCATGCCGCGAACGCACCGGTCAACTGGTACCGGTCCAGGATCCCGGCCAGCAGGAGCTCCTCACGGAAAGAGGCCATGAGCCGGGAACGCGACGTCAACAGATTTCCGGTGCCCACGAGTTCGGCAATGCGTGATTCCGTTGCACGCCACCAGGAGCGGCAGTGGTCGACGAAGTCCCCCTCTCGGGCAGCGGCCAGGTCCGAGATACGCGCTGCCGTCGCCTCGCACCCGCGGGCAGGGAAATCGAAGTAGCCGGAATCCTTCGTCGTGAACAGGTCGGTGAGGCCGATACCGAAGACCTGGAACCTCTCCATCCCCGCGACGACCTCACTTCTCGGTACCCCACCGAACAGCGCGGCACGGACGTCCAGCGATGGCTCGGCGGGTGGACCCGGGTCGACATAACGCCGGATGTTGAGGTTGAAGTCGTTGGCCTCGATCTCGTCCAGAGAGACCACTCGCGAGAAGCCGGGGATGTCCGCCCACTCGTGGAAGGCGCCCACGATCTTTTCCACGTTCTGCGGCTCCAAGCGGTTCTGCGACCGCCCCGTGACCACTTCGCGCTCCGCGTTGACGAACAGTACCTGGCCGCGCTGATCCGCCGATGTGCCGGCCGTGCCCCGCAAGACCAGGATGCAGGCCGGGATGGCCGTGCCGTAGAAGACGTTCGGTCCGATACCGATCACCGCTTCGAGTCGGCCGTCTTCGACGATTCCCCGGCGGATCTGCTCCTCTGCCCCACCCCGGAACAGCACACCGTGCGGGGTGACGACCGCTCCGATCCCGTCCGGAAGGAGTGTGGCCAGCACGTGCTGGACGTTCATCAGATCGGCCTTCTTACCCTGCCCGGGTGTCCAGCCATACTTCATCCGCTCCGAATGCCTCATCTCCTTCTCGGAGTAGTTCATCGAGAAGGGAGGATTGGTCAGTACGCGGTCGAAGCGCCTGAGGTGCCCGTCCTCCAGTGAGTGAAGTGGATCGGTCAGTGTGTCCCCGCAGAGCACGGAACTGTCCGTGAGGCCGTGCAGCAGAAGGTTCAGCCGAGCAGTGGAGCACGTCGCGGCGTTCATCTCCTGCCCGAAGAGGGCGAGGTCCGCGCCCTCCCCGCCCTGCTCGTCGACGTACTGCCCGGCTTGGACGAGCATGCCTCCTGAGCCGGCAAACGGATCGTAGACCGACTGTCCTGCCAGCGGGCGGACCAGGCGCACCATCAGGCTGACCACAGAACGGGGCGTGAAGAACTCTCCACCCCGTTTCCCGAAACTGTCGGCGAACGCGCCCAGGAGGTGGTCGTACGCGCGGCCGACCACGTCGCCGAACTCCAGGTCGCCGTCGTTCAGCGGAATACGGTCGAAGTGATCGACCATTGCCTTCAATTCGCCGCGGCTCAGTCTTACGTCGAAGTCGACAGCCTCGAACACGCCCTTAAGGACTTCTGGGTTGCTCTGCTCAAGTGCCCACAGAGCCTCGTTGAGTACCCGCCCCGGCGCCTTGCCCTCGTAGTCGACGATCTGGGACCAACGCGCACGGTCAGGCACCCGCAGGATGCCCGGCTGATCCGAGACCCGCTTGAGAAGCAGCATCGCAGAGATGACTTCACGGTACTGCGACGCGTCCATCCTGCCGCGCAGGATGTCGCCAGCGTCGAAGAGGGCCCGTTCCAATTGGTCGAGGTTCAACAGACTCACGTGCGCCTCACTCCCTGGATCAGCTCTCCGAAGATGGCCGGCCGTAGTGCCTCCAGGCGATCAGCCATCTGCCGCTGGATCCTGATCCGTACGTCGACATCCGCCAGCGCTTCGACGACAGCGTGCTGCCGGTCCAAGGGCGGAACGGTGACCGGCAACTCGTTCAGCATCGCCGAGTTGAGCGAAGGCACCGTACCCGGGATGGACTGGCCCAGCATGTACCGCTGCACGGGCGGATACGACAGATACGACACCAGGTACTCCGGCAGGACACGGTCTCGCTGGGGCCTGATGCGCAGACAGGACGAACCATAGAACCAGGTGGCGTGTTCCGCCTCGACCAGCGCCAGCCGGCCGAGCGTCCCCTGCCGCACGACGAGGATGTCGCCCTCCCGCAGCGAGAACCGGGAGAGGCGTTTCGCTCCGTCCCACGGAACCCGCCGTAGCCGCCGGGTGTCCACTTTGTGGTCGTCGGTGAGATCCGGCGGCGAGATCACCGGCACTCCGTCGGGGCCTTCTTGGAGGTTGTCCAGCAAGGACCCGGACGGCCCTGCCTTCACCTCGCACAGGGTCCCGAGCGGGATCTCATGGTCCCGGCTCATGGATACGTCGTCTCCTTTCACAGCTCCTCGGTCCTCTTCCCGGCACCCCGATCTGCCGTGGCCCCGCGCGTGGGTGGTGCGGGTGCGCACCCGCACCACCCACGGTCAGGCGACCCGCGTCCAGTACCGCACGGCGCCGCGTACCAGTTCCTCCATGGCAGCGGCCAGCAGGGCCATGACGACCACGGTCAGCGCCGCCGTACCGTGCCCCAGGGCGAAGGCGCCGAACACAATCAGGACGATGATCAGCACAAGCGGCACCCCGGCCTTGATGGCCCGAGGCGGGAGGGACCATGCATGATGGGTAATGGGAATCCTCACGAGGATGTCCTTTCTGTCTTCGCACTCTGTGCGGGGATGGTCGAACCGCGCCACCCTGCCGGGCGTCCAAACCATGCAGGGTGGCGCGGCGGTTCGTGCGGCACCACACACCGAGTCCGGGCCACGCCCGATCCTCGGTGACACTGAAGACACTACATCTCGAAGCTAGCTTCGCAAAAGGTCGCGCGCTCCAACTGCCCCACCGAGGGCAGCGAGTTGGCCCCGCCGCATCCCTTTGCCGCGTCACCACATCCGCCGGAACGTCTCAGACCGTCTCGCCTATCGTCGAGGTATGCGTCTGAGCACTGTGATCCTGCCGATCCATCGATGGACCAACGGACGGAGGCTGTGGCAGCACGCCGAACAACTCGGCTTCCACACCGCGTACACCTACGACCATCTGTCCTGGCGGAGCTTCCGCGACGGGCCATGGTTCGGTGCGATCCCGACGCTGACGCGGCAGCGTCGGTAACGCAGCGTATGCGTTTGGGTACCCTCGTCAACTCAGTCAAGCCTCTTCGACTCACCAAGTTGCACTGGCTTCGCATCGGGGTTCGACTCTTGCCCTCGGTCAACCCACCACTCGACCGCGCTGGCAGGGCGTGGATCCCAGTTTGTCAAATTCGGAGACGCTGAATGACCGTGCGCTGTAGCTTCACCGCGTGCGAGCCGAATCGAGCTCGCGCAGCGGGAGGGGATGTTCGGCGTGCGAGTTGTGTCAGTCATCAATTATAAGGGTGGGGTCGGAAAGACTACCCTTACTGCAAATATTGGAGCAGAGCTTGCATTTCGAGGGAAGAAAGTTCTGCTCATCGACCTCGACCCGCAGGCGAGTCTGACATTTTCGCTTGTTCGACCCGAGTATTGGCAACAGAATCTTGAAGCCGAGAAGACGATTAAGAGATGGTACGAGTCGTTCGACTCCAGTTCCCCTCTGAGTCTATCGTCACTTGTGACGCGAGCTCCGCGAATTCGAGACTTCGGGAACGGCGGAATCTTGCGATTCATTCCGTCGCATCTTGGGCTGATCAACGTCGATTTGGAACTGGCCACAGAACTCGGGGGAGCCTCCCTCAAGCAATCCAAAATCAACTACCTCCGCGTCCATCGACGTCTTTCTGAAGGACTCAAAGAGGATGTGTTTAGCAATTTCGATGTAATCCTAATCGACTGCCCGCCAAATTTTAATATCGTAACAAAGAATGCAATCGTCGCAAGTGACAGCGTCCTCATCCCAGCCAAAGCCGACTATCTTTCGACACTCGGAATCGACTATCTCCAGCGAAGTCTGCGCGAACTCGTTGGGGATTACAATGAATATGTGCAACTCGAGCCTGGAGACGGAAATGCGCGGGTGATCAATCCGCAGGTACTTGGCGTAGTTTTCACGATGATGCAATTTTATGGCGGTCAGCCAATTTCCGCTCTGCGTCCGTATATGCGCCAGACCGCATCGCTCGGAGTGCCCGTGTTCGACAGCCTTATGCGGGAGGCGAAGACGCTGTTCGCCAGCTCCCCTGGCAGTGGGCAGCCCCTAGTTCTGAGGGCCGGAAAGACTGCGACCGAGAAGCAGTTGATCAGGGAACTCGAAGTCCTGGTTTCGGAATTCATGCTCAAGCTTGGGGTGTAAAACTATGCACACGTCTGCAGGAGAGTCGAGTATGGTGCTCGAGCAGGTGGGGATTTTCCTGCAATCTCTATCACCTGAACAGATCGAAGATCTAGCGGCTGGGCGGTACCGAATTTCCCTGGTCAGAACGCAGGCGCCACGAGAAGCCAAAGCTCGCCGGAGCAGCCCGAGCGTCGATCTCGAGCAGCTGCGAATTGACCTTTCCGGTGTGGAATCACGGGAAGCCGGAGAGGATTATCTTAAAAATAAAAAGCTGAGTCGCGCCGATCTGCAGGCTCTTGCCCGCGTGCTGGATATTCCAGTGCGGAAGGGTGACAACATGGATGCGATCAGAGAGAGTGTTGTCGAGGCTACGATCGGGTACCGATTGAGGTCTGATGCAATTCGCGGAAACACCCCGCCCGAAGGTGAGGTTAAGTAGTAGATTTACCAGCCGTAAATTTGCAGACTCCAATCTGGGCGCCTCTACTGCGGTCCGTATCCGGTTGGCGGTGCTCGCGCGACGTGATGCAGTCCGCAACCTTCGTATTCATCACCTCTTACTCGCTCTGACTGCTCAATGAAGGCATGCCGTGCTGGTCCGGCGCTCCCGTCTCGGCACGAGTTGGTTACTCGGCACCCGATCTTGAAATCCATCGGGCCACACCTTCGAAGGCATTTAGTGCCCGCTTGTCATACAGCCCGAAAAGGTCCTGGCAGTCACGGCCGAGGCGGTTGTACAGGGCTGCAGCCCCCCGGGTATCGCCCGACTGGCCAGTGAGTTCGGCATGCTCTATGCGCTTTTCGATCACTTCCTCACCATACGGCCCGAACCGGAGTTCCAGTTCGAAGATGCGGCGGTCCAATTCCTGAATACGCTCCGAGTGGCCGACATTACTGTCCACGGCGTCCAGCAGGTGAGTCCGCCCCATGGCAATGGCCACGTCCT from Streptomyces sp. NBC_01267 harbors:
- the cydD gene encoding thiol reductant ABC exporter subunit CydD; this encodes MKPIDPRLLRYAGATRLFLGAVVVLGLAGAGLVVAQAMLIADVVVGAFQNGLDGAGLRTPLLLLAAVALGRGLVSWLTELAAHRASAAVKSELRGRLLERSAELGPQWLTGQRTGSLVALATRGVDALDDYFSRYLPQLGLAVVVPVAVLARIVTEDWVSAAIIVVTLPLIPVFMMLIGWATQARMDRQWHLLSRLSGHFLDVVAGLPTLKVFGRAKAQAESIRAITDQYRKATLRTLRIAFLSSFALELLATLSVALVAVGIGLRLVKGELDLYTGLVILVLAPEAYLPLRQVGAQYHAAAEGLSAAEEIFAVLETPLPTGGDREVPDSLRLELDQVTVRHPGRTEPSLDSASLIVEAGETVAVTGPSGVGKSTLLNVLLGFATPDEGQVRVGSVELASLSPERWREQIAWVPQQPYLFAGTIAENVRLARPDAEESAVHDALREAGAHGFVSALPDGVQTVLGEGGAGLSAGQRQRLALARAFLADRPVLLLDEPTAALDGETEAGIVDAVRRLSVGRTVVLVVHRPALLAVADRVVALAPGPLRGQRHDTLVTDGPDGPDDRTTVPAPRAAEEPAADEAPASDAPRSGRSGRGPLARVRDTAGALRGRLLLALLLGSLALGSAVGLLATSGWLISRASQEPPVLYLMVAVTATRAFGTGRAVFRYAERLVSHDAVLRMLADLRVAVYRRLERIAPAGLGRVRRGDLLSRLVADVDALQDYWLRWLLPAAVAVVVGAGAVGFTAWLLPAAGAVLAVGLLAAGIGVPVLSGAFARRAERQLAPARGVLATRVVDLLSGTAELTVAGALRGRLRATRDADRTLTRITSRGATATALGGGLTALVCGLTVAAAAVVGVQAVRDGRLAGVELAVVVLTPLAAFEAVTGLPLAVQYRQRVRRSAERVYEVLDAPVPVQEPQHPVAVGTAADLPFPLEVRGLSARYPGQRRKALDGVALRLEAGRRVAVVGPSGSGKTTLAQVLLRFLDAETGTYTLGGVAAGAMDGDAVRGFVGLCAQDAHIFDSSLRENLRLARTGASQEDLRDALAAARLLEWVDGLPEGLDTPVGEHGARLSGGQRQRLALARALLADFPVLVLDEPAEHLDLATADALTADLLAATEGRTTLLITHRLRGLDAVDEVIVLDGGRVVQRGPYAELAASEGPLRRMLEREEAGDLLGADRI
- a CDS encoding GAF domain-containing sensor histidine kinase → MPAPDPTDPPKPPTGANHSLRGLSAELTERVPQLLDAMRTIGTGLELHSTLNRICETAAGLTDSRYAAIGVVDRERGGLSDFVTYGIAPEDAARIGRIPDGRTGLLGALINESHGVRLTDLTEDPRAGGFPPHHPPMRTFLGGPVQVQGETFGNLYVAEKKGGAEFTDADFHMVRVLSTEAGIAINNARLYEAARQRERWIDGSVAVTTALLAGGDADDALSVVAEQARRLADAAVGVVMLPAAEGGLEVVALSSTDRPGPALGMIAPPESGIVATLLSGSPVFVDDSATDPRMITDLGREYGPSMLLPLHSGGRLLGVLATPRERGARPFSAAERSLAAQFASQAALALMMADAQRDRERLAVFEDRDRIARDLHDLVIQRLFATGMMLEGAHRQSAMPEVRDGVGKAVDELDVTIQEIRTAIFALQQGPAEAPSGLCKRVLREINMAAVPLGFKPEHRFVGAVDTAVGELTGKNLIAALREALSNAFRHARASRIEVVVDATAHLDDGRPAVRLTVADDGVGIPEGGRRSGLRNLDRRAESLGGSSSHGPGLGGGGGGTTVVWEAPL
- a CDS encoding Cof-type HAD-IIB family hydrolase → MTSATGPAAPLPPRLIATDLDGTLLRDDRTVSDRTIAALAAAEEAGIDVFFVTGRPARWMDVVSDHVHGHGLAICGNGAAVVDLHGDGGGHVFVKVLPLERTDALDVISILRAAAPGTSFAVERTGGIHHELAYPPMQFDPASSVAPAEKLLAPDSDIADQPVLKVLAHHPELAPDDFLALARAAVGDRASITRSSPTALLEISGAGVSKAGTLELCCAERGIAPSEVVAFGDMPNDVEMLSWAGTSYAMGNAHPEAVAAASGRTLTNNEDGVAVIIEQILKAR
- a CDS encoding type I restriction-modification system subunit M translates to MSLLNLDQLERALFDAGDILRGRMDASQYREVISAMLLLKRVSDQPGILRVPDRARWSQIVDYEGKAPGRVLNEALWALEQSNPEVLKGVFEAVDFDVRLSRGELKAMVDHFDRIPLNDGDLEFGDVVGRAYDHLLGAFADSFGKRGGEFFTPRSVVSLMVRLVRPLAGQSVYDPFAGSGGMLVQAGQYVDEQGGEGADLALFGQEMNAATCSTARLNLLLHGLTDSSVLCGDTLTDPLHSLEDGHLRRFDRVLTNPPFSMNYSEKEMRHSERMKYGWTPGQGKKADLMNVQHVLATLLPDGIGAVVTPHGVLFRGGAEEQIRRGIVEDGRLEAVIGIGPNVFYGTAIPACILVLRGTAGTSADQRGQVLFVNAEREVVTGRSQNRLEPQNVEKIVGAFHEWADIPGFSRVVSLDEIEANDFNLNIRRYVDPGPPAEPSLDVRAALFGGVPRSEVVAGMERFQVFGIGLTDLFTTKDSGYFDFPARGCEATAARISDLAAAREGDFVDHCRSWWRATESRIAELVGTGNLLTSRSRLMASFREELLLAGILDRYQLTGAFAAWWAVRQDDLRSLDLRSFPGVIARWAVADGRPSYLPDGLARERVLEVLGDDLCSRVERLAAAKRQGMVDVYRSWGDRYETSIADLERQSEAAATRLRVRLEELGYT
- a CDS encoding restriction endonuclease subunit S, producing MSRDHEIPLGTLCEVKAGPSGSLLDNLQEGPDGVPVISPPDLTDDHKVDTRRLRRVPWDGAKRLSRFSLREGDILVVRQGTLGRLALVEAEHATWFYGSSCLRIRPQRDRVLPEYLVSYLSYPPVQRYMLGQSIPGTVPSLNSAMLNELPVTVPPLDRQHAVVEALADVDVRIRIQRQMADRLEALRPAIFGELIQGVRRT
- a CDS encoding ParA family protein; the encoded protein is MSVINYKGGVGKTTLTANIGAELAFRGKKVLLIDLDPQASLTFSLVRPEYWQQNLEAEKTIKRWYESFDSSSPLSLSSLVTRAPRIRDFGNGGILRFIPSHLGLINVDLELATELGGASLKQSKINYLRVHRRLSEGLKEDVFSNFDVILIDCPPNFNIVTKNAIVASDSVLIPAKADYLSTLGIDYLQRSLRELVGDYNEYVQLEPGDGNARVINPQVLGVVFTMMQFYGGQPISALRPYMRQTASLGVPVFDSLMREAKTLFASSPGSGQPLVLRAGKTATEKQLIRELEVLVSEFMLKLGV